The Actinomadura sp. WMMB 499 genome includes a window with the following:
- a CDS encoding TrmH family RNA methyltransferase — protein MTRRPARPGPAIRVRPARELRRRRRDRAHSCWDHLVAAPLWPLHGANLGTLLRTCDAVGACLAVPRLPWVPEALERGNTLRRPSCVHWTGDPLRWLARQRDAGARVVGVELADEAVRLADLPAARSRTVAVLGHERHGIPAEALGLLDAAVEIPMVGAGSSLNVAVAGSLVLYKLAGLL, from the coding sequence GTGACCCGCCGGCCCGCCCGGCCCGGGCCCGCGATCCGCGTCCGGCCCGCCCGCGAGCTGCGGCGCCGACGCCGCGACCGCGCCCATTCCTGCTGGGACCATCTCGTCGCCGCGCCGCTGTGGCCGCTGCACGGCGCCAACCTCGGCACCCTCCTGCGGACCTGCGACGCCGTCGGCGCCTGCCTGGCCGTGCCGCGCCTGCCCTGGGTGCCCGAGGCGCTCGAGCGCGGCAACACGCTGCGCCGCCCCTCCTGCGTGCACTGGACGGGCGACCCCCTCCGGTGGCTGGCGCGGCAGCGCGACGCGGGCGCCCGCGTGGTGGGGGTCGAGCTGGCCGACGAGGCCGTCCGGCTCGCCGACCTGCCCGCCGCGCGGAGCCGCACCGTGGCCGTCCTCGGGCACGAGCGGCACGGCATCCCCGCCGAGGCGCTCGGCCTGCTCGACGCCGCCGTGGAAATCCCCATGGTCGGCGCCGGCAGCAGCCTGAACGTCGCGGTCGCCGGGTCGCTCGTCCTCTACAAGCTGGCCGGCCTGCTGTGA
- the mshC gene encoding cysteine--1-D-myo-inosityl 2-amino-2-deoxy-alpha-D-glucopyranoside ligase has product MRSWHASDVPGLSDAGLPAAERPLSLHDTGTGAARPTLADGVRDGRAARMYVCGITPYDATHIGHANTYLAFDLVNRVWRDLGHDVHYVQNATDVDDPLLERARDTGEDWRALADREIELFRADMTALRILPPDRYIGAVEAIPLVIEMIEKLRGRDAAYDVDGDVYFPVAADPAFGEVSRLTRAEMAPLFAERGGDPARPGKRDPLDALLWLRRRPDEPGWDSPFGEGRPGWHVECSAISVEYLGMAFDVEGGGSDLAFPHHEMSASHAQVATGERPHARAYVHAGMVGLDGEKMSKSRGNLVFVSKLREAGTDPMAIRLTLLAHHYRSDWEWTDAQLAEATDRLGRWRAAAARPAGPAAAPVAAAVRARLADDLDAPGALAAIDAWAAAEGGDEAAPAQVAAIADALLGIAL; this is encoded by the coding sequence ATGCGATCGTGGCACGCCTCCGATGTCCCCGGCCTCTCCGACGCGGGACTGCCCGCCGCGGAGCGGCCGCTCAGCCTGCACGACACGGGGACGGGCGCGGCGCGACCCACGCTCGCCGACGGCGTGCGGGACGGACGCGCCGCCCGGATGTACGTCTGCGGCATCACCCCCTACGACGCGACCCACATCGGGCACGCCAACACCTACCTCGCCTTCGACCTGGTGAACCGCGTGTGGCGCGACCTCGGCCACGACGTCCACTACGTGCAGAACGCCACCGACGTCGACGACCCGCTCCTGGAACGTGCCCGCGACACCGGCGAGGACTGGCGCGCCCTCGCCGACCGGGAGATCGAACTGTTCCGCGCGGACATGACCGCGCTGCGGATCCTGCCGCCCGACCGCTACATCGGCGCGGTCGAGGCCATCCCGCTGGTCATCGAGATGATCGAGAAGCTGCGCGGCCGCGACGCCGCCTACGACGTCGACGGCGACGTGTACTTCCCGGTCGCCGCCGACCCCGCGTTCGGGGAGGTCAGCCGGCTGACCCGCGCGGAGATGGCGCCGCTGTTCGCCGAGCGCGGCGGCGACCCCGCCCGTCCCGGCAAGCGCGACCCCCTCGACGCGCTGCTGTGGCTGCGGCGCCGCCCGGACGAGCCCGGCTGGGACTCGCCGTTCGGCGAGGGCCGCCCCGGCTGGCACGTGGAATGCTCCGCGATCTCCGTCGAGTACCTGGGCATGGCTTTCGACGTCGAGGGCGGCGGGTCGGACCTGGCGTTCCCGCACCACGAGATGAGCGCCTCGCACGCGCAGGTCGCGACGGGCGAGCGGCCGCACGCGCGCGCGTACGTCCACGCCGGGATGGTCGGGCTGGACGGCGAGAAGATGTCCAAGTCGCGCGGCAACCTGGTATTCGTGTCGAAGCTGCGGGAGGCGGGCACCGACCCGATGGCGATCCGGCTGACGCTGCTCGCCCACCACTACCGCTCCGACTGGGAATGGACGGACGCGCAACTCGCGGAGGCCACGGACCGCCTCGGCCGGTGGCGCGCCGCCGCCGCCCGCCCGGCCGGTCCCGCCGCCGCGCCCGTCGCCGCCGCCGTCCGCGCCCGGCTGGCCGACGACCTGGACGCGCCCGGCGCGCTCGCGGCGATCGACGCGTGGGCCGCCGCGGAGGGCGGCGACGAGGCCGCACCCGCGCAGGTCGCGGCGATCGCCGACGCCCTCCTCGGCATCGCCCTGTGA
- a CDS encoding ABC transporter permease produces the protein MTGFVLRRALFAALVMWLVSTLVFAFLHLSPVSVERVIAGPRATADTLERVRESLGLDRPVPARYAAFLGRLLRGDLGDSHISGAPVAQLIAERLPTTLLLVGGAAVLWFAGGVLAGTVSAARARGPWDRAMTVLTLVGLSTPPFVAALVLLHLFSARLGAAGLPFFEAGPPLQEHFLQRMILPWAALALLMAAAYARLTRGALLEALGEDYVRTARAKGLTERRVVVRHGLRSALTPVVTQFGVDVGALIGSTVVTEKVFGLQGVGQLVTRSIATGDTPVVIGVTITVTFFVIVANLLVDLAYALLDPRVRPA, from the coding sequence GTGACGGGGTTCGTGCTGCGCCGCGCGCTGTTCGCCGCGCTGGTGATGTGGCTGGTCTCCACGCTGGTGTTCGCGTTCCTGCACCTGTCGCCCGTCTCCGTCGAACGGGTCATCGCGGGCCCCCGCGCCACCGCCGACACCCTCGAACGGGTCCGCGAGAGCCTCGGCCTGGACCGTCCCGTCCCCGCCCGGTACGCGGCGTTCCTCGGCCGGCTGCTGCGCGGCGACCTCGGCGACTCCCACATCAGCGGCGCCCCCGTCGCGCAGCTGATCGCCGAACGGCTCCCCACGACGCTGCTGCTGGTGGGCGGCGCCGCGGTGCTGTGGTTCGCCGGGGGCGTCCTCGCCGGCACGGTGAGCGCGGCCCGAGCCCGCGGACCGTGGGACCGCGCGATGACCGTGCTCACCCTCGTCGGCCTGTCCACGCCGCCGTTCGTCGCGGCGCTCGTCCTGCTGCACCTGTTCTCCGCCCGGCTCGGCGCCGCCGGCCTGCCGTTCTTCGAGGCGGGACCGCCCCTGCAGGAGCACTTCCTGCAGCGCATGATCCTGCCCTGGGCGGCGCTGGCGCTGCTGATGGCCGCCGCCTACGCCCGCCTGACCCGCGGCGCCCTGCTGGAAGCGCTCGGCGAGGACTACGTCCGGACGGCCCGCGCGAAGGGGCTCACCGAACGCCGCGTCGTCGTCCGGCACGGGCTGCGGTCCGCGCTCACCCCCGTCGTCACCCAGTTCGGCGTGGACGTCGGCGCCCTCATCGGCTCCACGGTCGTCACCGAGAAGGTGTTCGGCCTGCAGGGCGTCGGGCAGCTCGTCACCCGTTCCATCGCCACCGGCGACACGCCCGTGGTGATCGGCGTGACGATCACCGTGACGTTCTTCGTGATCGTCGCGAACCTGCTGGTGGACCTCGCGTACGCGCTGCTCGACCCCCGCGTGCGTCCGGCCTGA
- a CDS encoding ABC transporter permease, translating into MGAAALAAAAGTLIGVVAGFCGGAVDTVLARLMDVTLALPYLLVAITLATTFPVRSVAGGLAMTILIVAFFSVASFGRVVRGQVLSLRRNEFIEAARALGASNARIMVSEVLPNLTAQITVLTSLLIPGAIVAEATLSFLGVGVRPPTPSWGSMLGEGTDVFQTAWWLLAVPGVLLLLTTLASNLLGEGIRDALAPRADAVPGGGDGP; encoded by the coding sequence GTGGGCGCGGCGGCGCTCGCCGCCGCCGCCGGGACGCTGATCGGCGTCGTCGCGGGATTCTGCGGCGGCGCCGTCGACACCGTCCTCGCCCGCCTCATGGACGTCACCCTGGCGCTGCCCTACCTGCTCGTCGCGATCACCCTCGCCACCACCTTCCCGGTGCGGTCGGTCGCGGGCGGCCTGGCGATGACGATCCTGATCGTCGCGTTCTTCTCCGTCGCCTCGTTCGGGCGCGTCGTCCGCGGCCAGGTCCTCTCGCTGCGGCGGAACGAGTTCATCGAGGCGGCCCGCGCGCTCGGCGCCTCCAACGCGCGGATCATGGTGTCGGAGGTGCTGCCGAACCTCACCGCGCAGATCACGGTGCTGACCTCGCTGCTGATCCCCGGCGCGATCGTCGCCGAGGCGACCCTGTCGTTCCTGGGCGTCGGCGTCCGCCCCCCGACGCCGAGCTGGGGCTCGATGCTCGGCGAGGGCACCGACGTGTTCCAGACCGCCTGGTGGCTGCTGGCCGTGCCGGGCGTCCTGCTGCTGCTGACCACGCTGGCGTCCAACCTGCTCGGCGAGGGGATCCGGGACGCCCTGGCCCCCCGCGCCGACGCCGTCCCCGGGGGCGGTGACGGCCCGTGA